A section of the Rhodobacteraceae bacterium M382 genome encodes:
- a CDS encoding TAXI family TRAP transporter solute-binding subunit: MGLFNKFTGAAVAACMMAGAASAQEMTFFRIGTGGAGGTYFPIGGIIANAISNPPGSRSCEEGGNCGVPGLVAIAQSTNASAHNVNAIQNGQMEAGLSGAATLHFAYHGVGKFEGNAKPDLRVIANLFPEDLHLVMPKGASLEGLGDLKGKRVGIAQAGSGTQIAVELILNDHAVNRDNMEEAELNNAQSAERIADGQLDAYFYAAGTPVAAMIQLDNTKGMELYNWSEEEVAQANKTVPYYIPSQIPAGTYPGVDYDVNTVAVSGIMVTNANIDEELIYQITKAMWSKTARKLLDNGHPKGKVITLETALDGVAGIGVPLHPGAERFYREIGALK, from the coding sequence ATGGGACTTTTTAACAAATTCACCGGCGCGGCCGTCGCGGCCTGCATGATGGCAGGCGCAGCTAGCGCGCAGGAAATGACCTTTTTCCGCATTGGCACTGGTGGTGCCGGCGGCACCTATTTCCCGATTGGCGGGATCATTGCCAACGCCATTTCCAACCCACCCGGGTCGCGGTCCTGCGAAGAGGGCGGCAACTGTGGCGTTCCAGGTCTGGTTGCGATCGCTCAATCGACCAACGCATCGGCCCATAATGTCAACGCCATCCAGAATGGCCAGATGGAAGCAGGCCTGTCCGGCGCGGCAACGCTGCATTTCGCCTATCATGGTGTCGGCAAATTCGAAGGCAATGCCAAACCCGACCTGCGGGTGATCGCCAATCTGTTCCCCGAAGACCTGCATCTGGTGATGCCCAAAGGCGCTTCATTGGAAGGTCTGGGCGACCTCAAAGGAAAACGCGTTGGTATCGCCCAGGCGGGATCGGGCACACAGATCGCGGTCGAGCTGATCCTGAATGATCACGCCGTGAATCGGGACAACATGGAAGAGGCGGAGTTGAACAACGCACAATCTGCGGAACGCATCGCGGATGGTCAGTTGGACGCCTATTTCTATGCTGCCGGTACACCAGTGGCCGCGATGATCCAGCTGGACAACACCAAAGGAATGGAACTGTACAACTGGTCCGAGGAAGAAGTCGCCCAGGCCAATAAAACCGTTCCTTATTACATCCCCTCGCAAATCCCGGCTGGGACCTACCCCGGTGTGGATTATGACGTGAACACGGTCGCCGTGTCCGGCATCATGGTCACCAACGCGAATATCGACGAAGAGCTGATTTATCAGATCACCAAGGCAATGTGGTCGAAAACCGCCCGCAAGCTTCTGGACAATGGCCACCCCAAAGGCAAGGTCATCACCCTGGAAACTGCCCTGGATGGCGTGGCCGGGATCGGTGTGCCGCTGCATCCGGGTGCCGAGCGCTTTTATCGTGAAATCGGTGCTCTGAAGTAA
- a CDS encoding phosphoenolpyruvate carboxylase encodes MNRPAEADPTPAPDTGYAAALRVELRALWLDVLKQRAPEVAQRIQSGTRWTLKDPNSAIPHLQAHNIWFQLLKIIDENAAMRDRRNAETQDGPQAVEGSFALALEQDGALATPERLTQVIQGLSFGPTLTAHPTEAKRVTILEIHRRIYRGLVSLEEKRWTPRERADLLEDLRAEIDLLWLTGELRRERPSLNDEIQWGLQFFRDSLFDAVPQLFDRFIAATAPITGQKDDVTPCLKFHSWIGGDRDGNPNVTVQATAQALGANRLAVLETYLSDLSRAAARISISSAILSLAGPDSDAIQRIVETSNPYKALHQNTGEIFRQALEAIRTRISDTIDRAGTAYDHVDDFIADLCAVEAALGNLGADRLADRYIRPIRWKAQVFGFRTVTLDIRQNSTVTTQALTDIWSRTGDTPTYGTAEWSQRLRRELGSASLSFVDPTQLSDQSAELIGLLGLMKQTVGGDDPSALGPFILSMTRSTDDLLGVYLLARYAGFGAEKATLRVVPLFETIDDLRAAPRILNGVLDVPFARRSLKDGSGRIEVMLGYSDSNKDGGFVCSTWELEKAQRLIARTLATHRLQPVFFHGRGGSVSRGGAPTERAIAAQPAGTVAGRLRITEQGEVVSSKYANRGTALQQLELTVSSVLRHSLRPDIPALNPDHEDAFEALSGMSQAAYSNLLNTPGFIDYFQQSSPVEELAMLKIGSRPARRFGASSLDDLRAIPWVFAWSQNRHMITGWYGFGSAVSSFRRFRGAQGEAILKEMFHTAPLFRLVVDEVEKALFLADMDIARTYASLVEDTQTRDLMFGSVLKEYQASREALAFLTGSSELARRFPKLRTRFDRIRDMLHDIHTVQVSLLQENRAAASPTLPIPLMQSMNCVAAGLGWTG; translated from the coding sequence ATGAACCGTCCTGCCGAAGCCGATCCGACACCCGCCCCCGACACAGGGTATGCAGCCGCGCTGCGCGTGGAACTGCGGGCCCTTTGGTTGGATGTTCTCAAACAACGTGCACCCGAAGTCGCCCAGAGAATCCAATCCGGTACCCGGTGGACCCTCAAGGACCCCAATAGCGCGATTCCGCATTTGCAGGCCCATAACATCTGGTTCCAGCTGCTGAAGATCATTGATGAAAACGCTGCAATGCGGGACCGCCGCAATGCTGAAACCCAAGACGGCCCCCAAGCGGTTGAGGGCAGTTTTGCTCTGGCTTTGGAGCAGGATGGGGCATTGGCGACTCCCGAACGTTTGACCCAGGTGATTCAGGGTCTGTCGTTTGGGCCAACGCTGACCGCCCATCCGACCGAAGCCAAACGTGTGACGATTTTGGAAATCCACCGGCGCATTTACCGGGGGCTCGTTTCGCTGGAAGAAAAGCGCTGGACGCCACGCGAACGTGCGGATCTGCTCGAAGACCTGCGAGCGGAAATTGATCTGCTGTGGCTGACCGGAGAGTTACGCCGGGAACGCCCGTCACTGAATGATGAAATCCAATGGGGGCTGCAGTTCTTTCGCGACAGTCTTTTCGATGCAGTGCCTCAGCTGTTTGACCGTTTTATCGCAGCTACCGCCCCAATCACCGGCCAAAAGGATGATGTGACACCCTGTCTCAAATTCCATTCCTGGATTGGCGGCGACCGTGACGGCAACCCCAATGTCACGGTCCAGGCTACGGCTCAGGCTTTGGGAGCCAACCGGTTGGCCGTGTTGGAAACCTATCTGAGCGATCTGTCCAGGGCGGCCGCGCGGATTTCGATTTCCTCGGCGATCTTGTCGTTGGCCGGTCCCGATTCCGATGCCATCCAGCGCATTGTCGAAACTTCGAACCCTTACAAGGCGTTGCACCAGAACACGGGCGAAATCTTCCGTCAGGCGCTTGAAGCGATCCGAACCCGGATCTCGGACACGATAGACAGGGCTGGAACGGCCTATGATCATGTAGATGACTTTATCGCTGATCTGTGTGCAGTCGAGGCGGCTTTGGGGAATCTCGGGGCTGATCGTCTGGCGGATCGCTACATCCGGCCGATCCGCTGGAAAGCTCAGGTGTTCGGCTTTCGTACAGTCACATTGGATATTCGCCAGAATTCAACCGTCACGACGCAAGCGCTTACGGATATCTGGAGCCGTACCGGAGACACGCCAACCTATGGCACAGCCGAGTGGTCTCAGCGTCTGCGCCGGGAATTGGGGAGCGCCTCTCTCAGCTTTGTGGATCCGACACAGTTGAGCGATCAAAGCGCGGAGCTCATTGGCCTCCTGGGGCTGATGAAACAGACGGTCGGTGGGGACGATCCCAGTGCGTTGGGCCCGTTTATCCTGTCGATGACCCGGTCTACGGATGATCTTCTGGGGGTTTATCTGCTGGCTCGATACGCCGGATTCGGTGCCGAAAAGGCAACCCTGCGCGTGGTGCCGCTGTTTGAAACCATCGACGATTTGCGCGCAGCTCCGCGCATTCTGAATGGGGTGTTGGATGTTCCCTTTGCCCGTCGTTCGCTCAAGGATGGCAGTGGTCGGATCGAGGTCATGTTGGGGTATTCCGACAGCAACAAGGACGGTGGCTTTGTTTGTTCGACTTGGGAACTGGAAAAAGCGCAGCGCTTGATTGCGCGTACTTTGGCAACGCATCGTTTGCAGCCGGTGTTTTTCCATGGGCGCGGTGGATCAGTCTCGCGCGGGGGGGCACCGACAGAACGTGCGATTGCGGCCCAACCGGCAGGCACCGTTGCGGGCAGGCTGCGGATCACCGAACAGGGTGAAGTTGTCAGTTCAAAATACGCCAATCGTGGCACTGCGTTACAGCAGCTGGAATTGACGGTTTCCTCGGTGTTGCGTCATTCTTTGCGCCCCGACATTCCGGCACTGAACCCCGATCACGAAGACGCATTCGAAGCCTTGTCGGGGATGTCCCAAGCGGCCTATTCCAACCTGCTGAATACGCCAGGCTTCATCGACTATTTCCAGCAGTCCAGCCCGGTAGAGGAACTGGCCATGCTCAAGATCGGGTCGCGTCCGGCGCGCCGGTTTGGAGCCAGTTCGCTGGACGATCTGCGCGCAATCCCATGGGTGTTTGCCTGGTCTCAGAATCGCCATATGATCACGGGCTGGTATGGGTTCGGCAGTGCTGTTTCCAGCTTCCGTCGCTTTCGCGGAGCCCAGGGCGAAGCCATTCTCAAGGAAATGTTTCACACGGCACCCTTGTTCCGATTGGTTGTGGATGAGGTTGAAAAAGCGCTGTTCCTCGCTGACATGGACATTGCCCGGACGTATGCGTCGCTGGTGGAAGACACGCAAACCCGCGATCTGATGTTTGGATCTGTGCTCAAAGAATACCAGGCCAGCCGTGAAGCTCTTGCCTTCTTGACGGGATCCTCAGAACTGGCCCGTCGCTTTCCCAAATTGCGAACCCGGTTCGATCGGATTCGCGACATGTTGCATGACATTCATACGGTACAGGTTTCCTTGTTACAGGAAAACCGAGCCGCCGCATCGCCGACATTGCCCATTCCTCTGATGCAATCCATGAATTGCGTCGCTGCTGGTTTGGGTTGGACCGGATAA
- a CDS encoding FAD-binding oxidoreductase: protein MTQEDQPDVTVLGAGIVGICSALSLAERGLNVRLIDRDAPGQATSFGNAGIISPWSIVPQSMPGLWKKVPGWLLDPLGPVTVKPSYLPRIAPWGLRFLYEGRAEKVSHISEAMDSLNRDCVDLFRQHLAGTGHEDLVQDSYYVHAFRNSEAANLDTVEYRMRRDKGADLERITAADLQSLEPALTHDFQAAILIKGQARALSPGRIGTVLADKFRAMGGEILRQSVRAILPIEGGGWRYVTDSGEETVPKLVLAMGVWSAELLKPLGINIPMQSERGYHVSFQNPGLALNNSVMDMDMKFVASLMEDGLRVAGTAEFAGLDAPINQSRLDGLVKLAQQLLPDLNSDNFSTWSGQRPSLPDSLPCIGEIDGLPGLIAAFGHSHYGLMMAPKTGRLVADITTGLSTNHDLTPFHPLRY from the coding sequence ATGACCCAGGAAGACCAACCCGACGTCACGGTTCTGGGAGCCGGGATTGTCGGGATCTGTTCCGCGCTGTCCCTGGCCGAACGCGGATTAAATGTCAGGCTGATTGACCGGGACGCCCCCGGTCAGGCCACCTCCTTTGGCAACGCGGGGATCATTTCACCCTGGTCCATTGTTCCGCAATCCATGCCGGGTTTGTGGAAAAAGGTCCCGGGCTGGTTGCTGGACCCATTGGGTCCAGTGACTGTGAAACCCAGCTATTTGCCGCGGATCGCACCGTGGGGTCTGCGTTTTCTGTATGAAGGACGCGCCGAAAAAGTCAGCCATATCAGCGAAGCCATGGATTCGCTGAACCGCGACTGCGTTGATCTGTTTCGCCAACATCTGGCCGGGACCGGACACGAGGATCTGGTGCAAGACAGCTATTATGTCCATGCGTTTCGCAACTCAGAAGCGGCCAATCTGGACACGGTCGAGTATCGGATGCGGCGGGACAAAGGGGCAGACCTGGAACGGATCACTGCCGCTGATCTCCAGAGCCTGGAACCTGCGCTGACCCACGATTTTCAGGCGGCAATTCTGATCAAGGGACAGGCCCGCGCCCTGTCGCCCGGACGGATCGGCACTGTGTTGGCCGACAAATTCCGCGCTATGGGCGGTGAAATCTTGCGGCAGTCCGTCCGCGCCATTCTGCCAATCGAGGGGGGGGGCTGGCGCTATGTTACCGATTCAGGCGAGGAAACTGTTCCAAAGCTGGTTTTGGCTATGGGTGTATGGTCGGCCGAGCTGTTGAAACCTTTGGGCATCAACATCCCGATGCAATCCGAACGCGGCTATCATGTCTCTTTCCAAAATCCAGGTCTTGCCTTGAACAACTCAGTCATGGACATGGATATGAAATTCGTCGCCTCGCTGATGGAGGACGGGTTGCGCGTCGCAGGGACGGCCGAATTTGCCGGTCTCGATGCGCCAATCAACCAAAGCCGATTGGATGGGTTGGTGAAACTGGCGCAACAATTGTTACCGGATCTGAATTCCGACAATTTTTCGACCTGGTCTGGGCAACGCCCGTCGTTGCCTGACAGCCTCCCCTGCATCGGTGAAATCGACGGGTTACCCGGACTGATCGCGGCCTTTGGGCACAGCCATTATGGTCTGATGATGGCCCCAAAAACCGGACGTTTGGTGGCCGACATCACCACCGGTTTGTCCACAAATCATGACCTGACTCCGTTTCACCCCCTGCGCTATTAA
- a CDS encoding TRAP transporter permease, with product MGLNSHLDNKELEELEKQYDSALQTRDNGPTLTKLVYWATIAFALYHLWTAGFGTPVDHVHMGIHLAGLFLFIFLSFPLIRTDQSMTYGKGSLWAPGNVPLYDWALALTGMAAALFLWVSWRGFTGMGLNIPEQALRQGNPTGIDVFFGTMLILTVLEIARRTIGFVLPLIILIFMSYALFGPYMPAQILKHPGVNWQQFVNNMYFPSEGIFGVTLWVVSTVVFHFVLFGVVAQRMGLGQFFVDNAMILAGRYTGGPAKVSVVSSAFFGTISGSSIANTVSTGSLTIPNMKKMGYPAHFAGGVEAAASAGGQITPPIMGAASFLMAEYLEVPYTTIVIAAIVPAMMHYIGVISIVHFTAKRLGLDAYPKEQLPQFMKVWRDGWFTIIPLVALLLVLFSGYSPNMAAFIGLSLCVVVGFCAFNKPASLVVPFALLGFIFWKASPYSGEGYSPEMAGMLAALTILGCLHRNERQSFRDLFDSFHVGVQYALAVGAASAAVGIVVGVINTTGVGFRLGFMVTGGAADMAANLAPLLDWTGIETFSQPSIQQFLSLVLIAMACILMGAGLPTTALYIMLVAVATPALSQLGVPPLATHMFVLYYGVISEITPPVCASAYAAAGIAGSNPFRTGVSAFTLGLGKLMVPMVFVYAPTMLIVLPEYFTITSFLQVSITCALGVFAIATAVSGYFLARLSGVWRILMAIGGLFLVAPSSGSDLTALVIFAPVIVQQLAQQRQERATA from the coding sequence ATGGGTTTGAACTCTCATCTCGACAACAAGGAACTGGAGGAGCTGGAGAAGCAGTACGACTCCGCCCTTCAGACACGGGACAACGGGCCGACGCTGACCAAACTGGTCTACTGGGCGACGATTGCCTTTGCGCTGTATCATCTGTGGACCGCCGGATTCGGCACGCCCGTTGATCATGTTCACATGGGCATCCATCTGGCTGGCCTGTTCCTGTTCATCTTCCTCAGCTTTCCGCTGATCCGCACCGATCAGTCGATGACCTATGGCAAAGGCAGCCTATGGGCTCCGGGCAACGTGCCCTTGTATGATTGGGCACTGGCACTGACCGGGATGGCTGCCGCCTTGTTTCTGTGGGTCAGCTGGCGTGGCTTCACCGGAATGGGTCTGAACATTCCCGAACAGGCGCTGCGCCAAGGCAACCCGACCGGGATCGACGTGTTTTTTGGCACCATGCTTATCCTGACGGTTCTGGAGATCGCCCGGCGAACCATCGGATTTGTTCTGCCGCTGATCATCCTGATCTTTATGAGCTATGCGTTGTTCGGCCCCTATATGCCCGCGCAGATCCTGAAGCATCCGGGCGTGAACTGGCAGCAGTTCGTGAACAACATGTATTTCCCGTCCGAAGGCATCTTTGGTGTCACGCTTTGGGTGGTTTCCACGGTTGTCTTTCATTTTGTCCTGTTTGGCGTCGTGGCCCAACGGATGGGCCTGGGTCAGTTTTTTGTCGATAACGCCATGATCCTGGCTGGGCGCTATACCGGTGGTCCGGCCAAAGTTTCAGTTGTCAGTTCCGCGTTCTTTGGCACCATCTCGGGCTCCTCCATCGCCAACACGGTTTCAACCGGATCGCTCACCATCCCAAACATGAAAAAGATGGGGTATCCGGCCCATTTCGCAGGTGGCGTCGAAGCCGCCGCATCAGCCGGTGGTCAGATCACCCCGCCAATCATGGGGGCCGCATCCTTCCTGATGGCCGAATATCTCGAGGTGCCCTATACCACCATCGTGATTGCCGCCATCGTACCCGCGATGATGCATTATATCGGGGTGATCTCGATCGTGCATTTCACCGCCAAACGGCTCGGCCTTGATGCCTATCCCAAAGAACAACTGCCCCAGTTCATGAAAGTCTGGCGCGACGGCTGGTTCACCATTATTCCTCTGGTCGCGTTGCTGCTGGTGCTGTTTTCGGGGTATTCGCCAAACATGGCTGCCTTTATCGGGCTCAGCCTGTGCGTGGTCGTTGGCTTCTGCGCCTTTAACAAACCGGCTTCTCTGGTGGTTCCCTTTGCGCTGCTTGGGTTCATCTTTTGGAAGGCGTCGCCCTACTCTGGCGAAGGTTATTCCCCGGAAATGGCAGGAATGCTCGCTGCACTGACCATCCTGGGCTGCCTGCATCGCAATGAACGCCAATCCTTCCGCGATCTGTTCGACAGCTTTCATGTGGGTGTGCAATACGCGCTGGCCGTTGGCGCGGCTTCTGCCGCCGTGGGCATCGTTGTTGGCGTGATCAACACCACAGGTGTCGGCTTCCGCCTTGGCTTTATGGTCACCGGGGGGGCGGCTGACATGGCTGCAAATCTGGCACCGCTGTTGGATTGGACCGGTATCGAGACCTTCAGTCAGCCTTCGATCCAACAATTCCTGTCTCTGGTTCTGATCGCCATGGCTTGTATCCTGATGGGTGCCGGTCTGCCGACAACGGCGCTTTATATCATGCTGGTCGCGGTCGCGACACCGGCGCTGAGCCAGTTGGGTGTGCCTCCGCTCGCGACTCATATGTTCGTGTTGTACTATGGCGTGATCTCGGAAATCACCCCGCCGGTCTGTGCCTCGGCTTATGCCGCTGCGGGGATCGCCGGGTCCAACCCGTTCCGTACCGGCGTCAGTGCCTTTACCCTGGGATTGGGCAAGCTGATGGTCCCAATGGTGTTCGTCTATGCGCCCACCATGCTGATCGTTTTGCCGGAATATTTCACCATCACATCGTTCCTGCAGGTCTCGATCACCTGTGCGTTGGGTGTCTTTGCCATCGCAACAGCAGTTTCCGGGTATTTCCTGGCGCGCCTGTCAGGGGTTTGGCGTATCCTCATGGCCATCGGTGGGCTGTTCCTGGTTGCACCATCCAGCGGGTCCGATCTGACCGCTCTGGTGATTTTTGCTCCCGTCATCGTCCAGCAATTGGCACAACAACGCCAGGAGCGGGCAACGGCATGA
- a CDS encoding serine hydroxymethyltransferase: MTDTPRDTGFFTESLSTRDPELYGAVTAELGRQRDEIELIASENIVSAAVMEAQGSVLTNKYAEGYPGRRYYGGCQYVDVAENLAIDRAKQLFGCDFANVQPNSGSQANQGVFQALLQPGDTILGMNLASGGHLTHGAAPNQSGKWFNAVQYGVRRSDNLIDYDEVEALAKEHQPKMIIAGGSAIPRVIDFARMREIADMVGAYLHVDMAHFAGLVATGEHPSPFPHAHVATTTTHKTLRGPRGGMIVTNDEAIAKKVNSAIFPGIQGGPLMHVIAAKAVAFGEALRPEFKAYMRQVRLNADALADQLIKGGLDIVTGGTDTHVMLVDLRPKGVTGNIVDKALGRAHITTNKNGIPFDPEKPTVTSGIRLGTPAGTTRGFGEAEFREIADMIIQVVDGLAANGEDGNADVEATVRAQVATLCARFPLYPNL; this comes from the coding sequence ATGACCGACACCCCCCGCGACACTGGTTTTTTCACCGAGTCACTCTCGACGCGCGACCCTGAGCTTTATGGCGCAGTGACGGCCGAGCTTGGCCGTCAGCGCGATGAGATCGAGCTGATTGCCTCTGAAAACATCGTCTCGGCCGCCGTGATGGAAGCCCAGGGCAGCGTTCTGACCAACAAATATGCCGAAGGCTATCCCGGGCGTCGCTACTATGGCGGTTGCCAATATGTGGACGTGGCCGAAAACCTGGCTATCGACCGCGCCAAGCAGCTGTTTGGCTGTGACTTTGCCAATGTGCAGCCGAATTCAGGCAGCCAGGCGAACCAAGGCGTGTTCCAGGCGCTGCTGCAGCCGGGCGACACCATTCTGGGCATGAACCTGGCCTCGGGCGGTCACCTGACCCACGGGGCTGCGCCCAACCAGTCGGGCAAATGGTTCAACGCCGTGCAATATGGCGTGCGCCGGTCCGACAACCTCATCGACTATGACGAGGTCGAAGCCCTGGCCAAGGAACACCAGCCCAAGATGATCATCGCGGGTGGCTCGGCCATTCCGCGGGTCATCGATTTTGCCCGGATGCGTGAGATTGCTGATATGGTTGGTGCCTACCTCCATGTTGATATGGCGCATTTCGCCGGTCTGGTTGCCACAGGCGAACATCCCTCGCCGTTCCCGCATGCGCATGTGGCCACGACCACCACGCACAAGACCCTGCGCGGTCCGCGTGGGGGCATGATCGTCACAAATGATGAAGCAATCGCTAAGAAGGTGAATTCGGCGATCTTCCCCGGTATCCAGGGTGGCCCGCTGATGCATGTGATCGCGGCCAAGGCCGTGGCCTTTGGCGAAGCGCTCCGCCCCGAGTTCAAAGCCTACATGCGTCAGGTGCGCCTGAATGCCGACGCGCTGGCCGATCAGCTGATCAAAGGCGGGTTGGACATCGTGACCGGCGGCACCGACACCCATGTCATGCTGGTCGACCTGCGCCCCAAAGGCGTGACCGGCAACATCGTGGACAAGGCCCTCGGCCGTGCCCATATCACCACCAACAAAAACGGCATCCCGTTTGATCCGGAAAAACCGACCGTAACCTCGGGCATTCGTCTGGGCACACCCGCAGGCACCACCCGCGGCTTTGGCGAGGCGGAATTCCGCGAGATCGCGGATATGATCATCCAGGTCGTCGACGGTCTGGCCGCCAACGGAGAAGACGGCAACGCCGATGTCGAAGCCACGGTCCGCGCCCAGGTGGCCACTCTCTGCGCGCGCTTCCCGCTCTATCCGAACCTGTAA
- a CDS encoding aspartate/glutamate racemase family protein, giving the protein MVTHPGGQNICGITIGILSLESYFPKPPGHIKNPSSLGFTVMYEMLDGITVPELLGNPTGEMKDRLIAAAKRLEAKGVRAITGSCGFLALFQAEISAAVSIPVFVSALIQVPMVHHMTQAPVGVLTASAVSLTDAHLRGVGAADIPIAVQGLDETEEFASVILRNERTVMDLDKVTEELLQAGRILVERAPDIRAIVLECTDLPPYAWRLQQQLGLPVFDLTTLSGMMATAVLRQPYPGYIS; this is encoded by the coding sequence ATGGTTACCCACCCTGGCGGACAAAACATCTGCGGCATCACCATCGGTATATTGTCTTTGGAGAGCTACTTTCCCAAACCACCTGGTCATATCAAAAACCCGTCAAGCCTGGGTTTTACGGTCATGTACGAAATGCTGGATGGCATTACGGTTCCCGAGCTTCTTGGCAACCCTACTGGCGAAATGAAAGATCGCCTGATCGCTGCAGCCAAACGGCTGGAAGCCAAGGGCGTACGCGCGATCACTGGATCTTGCGGGTTTTTGGCCCTGTTTCAGGCCGAAATCTCAGCAGCCGTATCTATCCCCGTGTTTGTCTCCGCGTTGATCCAGGTGCCCATGGTCCATCACATGACCCAGGCACCCGTTGGTGTTCTGACCGCTTCCGCTGTGTCCTTGACTGACGCGCACCTGCGCGGCGTCGGTGCAGCCGATATTCCGATTGCGGTTCAAGGGCTTGACGAAACTGAGGAATTTGCCTCCGTGATCCTGCGAAACGAGCGGACCGTCATGGATCTGGATAAGGTAACCGAAGAGTTGTTGCAGGCCGGGCGGATCTTGGTCGAACGCGCCCCAGACATCCGGGCTATTGTATTGGAATGCACGGATCTGCCGCCCTATGCGTGGCGATTGCAACAGCAATTGGGGCTACCGGTTTTTGACCTGACCACCCTGTCGGGTATGATGGCAACGGCTGTGTTGCGCCAGCCCTATCCGGGCTACATCTCATGA
- a CDS encoding LysR family transcriptional regulator, translating to MNFQQLTVFREVMKTGSVSDAARNLHRTQPAISASLKALEASLGIELFQRDGRRLLPVPEAYYLLSEASEILDRLKSAESNLSGLRDRTSGVLRIVAMPGPSAHILPRFVSSFIDSTPDVQVTFATRSSPQIRSLIAAQSFDLGFCDTSNTLDQDLLCDSENLFCKCLCALHMDHPLAKRDVIQAEDLDGVPMGVLQPNHGTYLETTRAFAERDAQFNIRIDAQYFIPLFHFIEAGQICSIVDVLSAESYLSSRGDQSRIRFVPFEPVVPFGYSILTPYNKPMSRLSGAFVVALRDRVENIIKTRQSGS from the coding sequence ATGAATTTCCAGCAGCTCACCGTCTTTCGCGAAGTCATGAAAACCGGATCCGTCAGCGATGCGGCCCGCAATCTGCACCGCACGCAACCCGCGATCAGCGCGTCCCTAAAAGCTTTGGAGGCATCTCTGGGAATCGAGTTGTTTCAACGTGATGGCCGCCGCTTGCTCCCAGTTCCTGAAGCGTACTACCTTTTGTCCGAAGCCTCGGAAATTTTGGATCGGTTAAAGTCAGCCGAGTCAAACCTGAGCGGCTTGCGGGACCGGACGTCAGGCGTGTTGCGAATCGTGGCGATGCCGGGACCTTCGGCGCATATTCTGCCCCGATTTGTCAGCTCATTCATCGACAGCACGCCCGATGTGCAGGTGACTTTTGCCACGCGCAGCTCGCCACAGATTCGCAGCCTCATCGCAGCACAAAGCTTTGACTTGGGGTTTTGCGACACGTCCAACACTCTGGATCAGGATCTGCTGTGTGACAGCGAAAACCTTTTTTGCAAATGCCTGTGTGCCTTGCACATGGATCACCCTCTGGCAAAACGGGATGTCATTCAGGCCGAGGATCTGGACGGGGTGCCCATGGGTGTCTTGCAACCCAATCATGGAACCTATTTGGAAACCACGCGTGCCTTTGCCGAACGAGATGCCCAATTCAACATCCGAATAGATGCACAATACTTCATACCCCTGTTTCACTTTATCGAAGCGGGGCAGATCTGTTCCATCGTCGATGTTCTGAGCGCGGAAAGTTACCTGAGCAGCCGTGGTGACCAAAGTCGGATTCGGTTCGTTCCCTTCGAACCGGTGGTCCCTTTTGGGTATTCAATCTTGACGCCCTACAACAAGCCTATGTCCAGATTGTCCGGGGCCTTTGTCGTGGCTTTGCGGGATCGCGTTGAGAACATTATAAAAACCCGACAATCCGGAAGCTGA